The following are from one region of the Quercus robur chromosome 1, dhQueRobu3.1, whole genome shotgun sequence genome:
- the LOC126718038 gene encoding uncharacterized protein LOC126718038 translates to MDEMKENMKRTNPVEDLVHRTDSPFVPPINAHPLPPKYKMPSLDSYDGTRDPFDHIATFKTTMHLQGVPDEIMCRAFPTTLKGPVRVWFSKIPPSTVTSFEELSKLFVNNFIGGQRHKRSSSSLLTIEQGENESLRSFITRFNREALAVDEMDDKLLLAAFHNGVHSDLFIHKLYEQEPQTMAELVHSAQNFMNAENAIIAKKRKRIEKMDANPARHSEQGPRLKKGRTEDKKDRDRKAEKMKGDPNKRNRNKYCRFHRDHGHDTDECFDLKQQIENLIRQGKLRSFLGRDHKDDKLKGKAEELPRPPLGEIRVIVGGSSTVQSSRSRKTYLKVVQSVQLSGRPPRDLNEQAITFTEEEAERIHHPHDDAIVITLLIADYTTRRVLVDNGSSADILYLPAFQQMKLGRDRLRPVNSPLVGFGGMRVQPVGTVTLPVVVGAYPQQVTKDVSFLVVDCSSSYNAIIGRPTLNSWRAVMSTYHLSVKFPTDYGVGQVQGDQLAARECYLAMLATDEQVQTMTIEEKRVVVEPIEVLEDVPLDERNPERCTRVGADLERGVKENLVQFLRKNVDVFAWSHEDMPGIDPNVITHRLNVCPSSKPIRQKKRVFAPERENAIKDEVQKLMAAKFIREVYYPDCYPLPRIDQLVDSTAGHKLLSFMDAFSGYNQIRMDKVDQEKTSFVTSQGLFCYEVMPFGLKNARATYQRLVNHMFRPQIGRNVEVYVDDMLVKSLEEGKHLDDLQETFNTLRRYSMKLNPSKCAFGVASGKFLGFMVSHRGIEANPEKIKAIQEMKPPQNIKEVQSLTGRVAALNRFVSKATDKCLPFFKVLKKAFEWTDECQRAFQDLKTYLVMPPLLSPSVVGEELFLYLAVTPHAVSLALIREEAKVQKPVYYTSRALRGAEGRYPPIEKLAFALITASRKLRHYFQAHVINVMTDHPLKKAMNKLEAAGRLIQWAVELSEFDIRYQPRHAIKAQSLADFIAEFTPRCNDEVQEDKNWVVHVDGSSTQRAGGIGVVLQSTEGDKLKHRVRLQYRPTNNEVEYEALLKRLELAKSVEAESVLVLGDSSLIMGQINGTYEAKEERMKKYLERVLQLVEKFRKANFIQILREENAEADTLAKEASATGTTEEYDEIQYVPSVDLPEVQQIGNEENWMAPIVSYLKDGRLPEARDEAKKLRIKAARYVLMDEVLYRRGFSQPYLRCLAPEEANYVLREVHEGACGNHSGARSLIQKVVRAGYYWPTVQVDAKAYVKACDKCQRFSNVPRQPSEYLTPMMAPWPFAQWGLDILGPFPLGTRQMKFLVVGIDYFTKWVEAEPLAHITQQNVKNFVWKNIVCRTTVRTPTGETPFKLAYGSEAVIPAEVHMANHRVMSYEEKDNEEQLRLNLDLIDEVRTEAEHRAAKYKNLMARQYDARVKPRRFKIGDLVLRKVSLATKNSAHGKLGPNWEGPYRVINFKRQGSYYLEALDGRKLEHPWNVEHLRRYYQ, encoded by the exons ATGGatgaaatgaaggaaaatatgAAGAGGACCAACCCCGTAGAGGACTTGGTTCACAGGACTGACTCCCCATTTGTGCCTCCCATCAATGCTCACCCTTTGCCACCGAAGTACAAGATGCCTTCCTTAGATTCGTACGATGGGACGCGAGATCCATTTGACCACATTGCCACCTTCAAAACTACTATGCATCTTCAAGGGGTTCCGGATGAAATAATGTGCAGAGCtttccctactacccttaaaGGACCCGTACGAGTGTGGTTCAGCAAAATACCTCCCAGCACGGTCACTTCCTTCGAAGAATTAAGTAAGTTGTTTGTTAAcaacttcatcggaggacagaGGCACAAACGTTCCTCGTCCAGTTTGCTGACCATAGAACAAGGGGAGAATGAAAGTTTGCGGTCGTTCATTACGCGGTTCAATAGGGAAGCTTTAGCAGTGGACGAGATGGATGACAAGCTGCTCCTAGCGGCTTTCCACAATGGGGTTCACTCTGATTTGTTCATCCACAAGCTATATGAGCAAGAGCCTCAGACCATGGCCGAACTCGTCCACTCAGCccagaattttatgaatgcggAGAATGCTATCATAGccaaaaagaggaagagaattgAGAAAATGGATGCTAACCCCGCTCGTCACTCAGAACAGGGTCCTCGTCTCAAGAAAGGACGAACGGAAGACAAAAAGGATCGTGACAGGAAGGCAG aaaaaatgaaaggaGATCCGAATAAGCGCAATAGAAAtaagtattgtcgcttccatagaGACCATGGGCATGATACGGACGAATGTTTTGATCTAAAGCAGCAGATTGAGAATCTTATAAGGCAGGGGAAGCTAAGAAGTTTCCTAGGACGAGACCATAAGGACGACAAACTCAAGGGAAAAGCTGAAGAGTTGCCACGGCCACCTCTCGGAGAAATCAGGGTTATCGTCGGAGGGAGCTCAACAGTTCAGTCATCCAGGTCCAGGAAAACATACCTGAAGGTGGTGCAGAGCGTCCAACTCTCTGGACGACCACCTAGGGATTTGAACGAACAGGCAATCACATTCACCGAAGAAGAAGCTGAAAGAATCCACCATCCTCATGACGATGCTATTGTCATAACCTTGCTCATAGCTGACTACACAACCAGAAGGGTACTCGTTGATAATGGAAGTTCGGCAGATATCCTGTATCTTCCAGCTTTTCAGCAGATGAAGTTAGGACGAGACCGTCTTCGTCCGGTGAATTCTCCGTTAGTAGGTTTTGGTGGGATGAGGGTGCAGCCTGTGGGTACTGTTACATTACCAGTGGTAGTAGGGGCATATCCACAACAAGTCACCAAGGACGTAAGTTTCCTGGTAGTAGACTGTTCGTCCTCTTATAATGCCATAATTGGAAggccaactttgaatagttggagAGCAGTTATGTCCACCTACCACCTATCAGTCAAGTTCCCAACAGACTATGGAGTAGGACAAGTGCAAGGAGATCAACTGGCAGCGAGAGAGTGTTACTTGGCTATGTTGGCCACGGACGAGCAAGTGCAGACAATGACTATTGAAGAGAAAAGGGTCGTGGTAGAACCTATTGAAGTGCTAGAAGATGTTCCCTTAGACGAAAGGAACCCTGAGAGATGTACCAGGGTGGGGGCAGATCTAGAAAGAGGAGTTAAAGAAAACCTTGTTCAGTTTTTGAGGAAGAACGtagatgtgttcgcatggagtcATGAGGATATGCCTGGAATAGATCCTAATGTCATCACCCATCGCCTGAATGTATGTCCATCCTCGAAGCCAATACGACAAAAGAAAAGGGTGTTTGCTCCTGAGAGAGAAAATGCTATTAAAGACGAGGTTCAAAAATTGATGGCAGCAAAGTTTATCCGAGAGGTGTATTATCCGGATTG ctatccatTACCACGAATCGATCAGCTGGTGGACTCCACCGCGGGCCATAAACTGCTTAGTTttatggacgctttctcaggaTACAACCAGATACGGATGGACAAGGTTGACCAGGAGAAGACCTCATTTGTTACTAGTCAGGGCTTGTTCTGTTATGAAGTAATGCCCTTCGGATTGAAGAACGCGAGAGCAACGTATCAGCGACTGGTCAATCACATGTTCCGTCCTCAGATTGGGCGAAATGTCGAAGTGTATGTGGATGACATGTTAGTGAAAAGTCTGGAAGAGGGTAAGCATTTAGACGACTTGCAAGAAACCTTCAACACACTCAGGCGATACAGTATGAAGTTGAACCCCAGTAAGTGTGCTTTCGGAGTGGCTTCGGGAAAATTCCTTGGATTCATGGTCTCACACAGGGGGATCGAGGCCAATCCAGAAAAGATCAAGGCAATCCAAGAAATGAAGCCTCCGCAGAATATTAAAGAAGTTCAATCTCTCACCGGGCGAGTTGCCGCCctcaacaggtttgtctctaaagctactGACAAGTGTTTACCATTTTTCAAGGTTCTAAAGAAAGCTTTCgaatggacggacgagtgtcaaaGAGCCTTCCAAGATTTGAAGACGTATCTTGTCATGCCCCCGCTGCTAAGTCCGTCCGTGGTAGGAGAGGAACTGTTTTTGTACCTGGCGGTGACCCCGCATGCTGTGAGCTTAGCGCTGATAAGAGAGGAAGCAAAAGTGCAAAAGCCAGTGTATTACACCAGTAGGGCACTGCGGGGGGCGGAAGGACGATATCCGCCAATAGAAAAGCTGGCCTTCGCGCTCATCACGGCTTCCAGGAAGTTAAGACACTACTTCCAAGCCCATGTAATCAATGTTATGACAGATCACCCACTTAAGAAAGCTATGAACAAGTTGGAAGCTGCAGGACGTCTGATCCAATGGGCGGTCGAACTTAGCGAGTTTGATATCCGATACCAACCAAGACATGCTATTAAGGCTCAGAGCCTGGCAGACTTTATTGCGGAGTTCACTCCAAGATGCAACGATGAAGTGCAGGAGGATAAAAATTGGGTGGTCCATGTAGATGGCTCGTCCACACAGCGTGCAGGAGGAATAGGGGTGGTTTTGCAATCCACTGAAGGAGACAAGTTGAAGCATAGAGTCCGTCTGCAATATCGACCAACTAACAATGAGGTGGAGTATGAAGCTCTGCTTAAAAGgctagaattggctaagtctGTAGAAGCGGAGTCAGTCCTCGTCCTGGGAGACTCTTCGCTGATAATGGGCCAAATAAACGGGACATATGAGGCGAAAGAAGAACGAATGAAAAAGTACTTGGAGAGGGTATTACAGCTTGTGGAAAAATTCAGGAAAGCTAACTTCATTCAAATCCTGAGGGAAGAGAATGCAGAAGCAGACACCTTAGCGAAGGAAGCCTCAGCAACTGGAACGACCGAAGAGTATGATGAAATTCAGTATGTCCCGAGTGTAGATCTCCCGGAAGTACAGCAAATAGGGAATGAAGAAAATTGGATGGCCCCAATCGTCTCGTATCTGAAGGACGGGAGACTTCCGGAAGCAAGGGACGAAGCTAAAAAACTAAGGATAAAAGCAGCAAGATATGTCCTCATGGACGAAGTTCTCTATAGGAGGGGcttttctcaaccttatcttAGGTGTCTGGCCCCAGAAGAGGCGAACTATGTGCTGAGggaagttcatgaaggagcCTGTGGCAACCATTCAGGAGCCAGGTCGCTTATCCAAAAAGTCGTCCGTGCAGGGTACTATTGGCCAACTGTTCAAGTGGATGCAAAAGCTTATGTCAAGGCATGCGACAAGTGCCAACGATTCAGTAATGTCCCCAGACAACCATCAGAATACCTCACCCCAATGATGGCCCCGTGGCCCTTTGCTCAATGGGGCCTAGATATCCTGGGTCCATTTCCACTTGGAACTAGACAGATGAAATTCTTGGTGGTAGGGATTGActatttcactaagtgggtggagGCAGAACCATTGGCACACATTACACAGCAGAATGTAAagaacttcgtctggaagaaTATAGTGTGCAG gacgacagTGAGGACCCCTACAGGGGAGACCCCTTTTAAACTAGCCTATGGAAGTGAAGCAGTTATACCTGCGGAAGTGCACATGGCTAACCATAGGGTGATGTCATATGAGGAGAAGGATAACGAGGAGCAACTCCGCTTGAACCTCGATCTTATAGACGAAGTAAGGACAGAAGCAGAGCACAGGGCAGCGAAGtacaagaacctcatggctaggcaataTGATGCAAGGGTGAAACCAAGACGTTTCAAAATAGGAGATCTTGTCCTGAGGAAGGTCTCTTTAGCAACCAAGAACTCAGCTCATGGGAAATtgggccccaattgggaaggaccctatagagtCATCAACTTTAAAAGACAAGGATCCTATTACCTGGAGGCCCTGGACGGGAGAAAGCTAGAACATCCTTGGAACgtggagcacctgaggaggtactacCAGTAG